The region gatcaatcacgatataatacttaatttgtacatttacacctcccctcccggTCAACAACTTTAAACTCgctagtggcacactcattgactggacatgttaaagttggcactccatgtctcaaaggttgacGACCCCTGTTCTACACCTACAGCAGATTGATTGCTCTAtatcaccccctctctctctctctcactttctctctatctatctatctatctatctatctatctatctatctatctatctatctatctatctatctatctatctatctatctatctctttctctctctctctccctcactgggAATAgcatgtgggtggagggggatttGCACCGTTCCAAGCAGCCACAGCGACGGAGGCCGTGGCCACATCAAGAGAGGGAGCTGGCGCACCTCGTGTCTGCCATGGATGATATCTCCGTCACCAGCACAGTCCTAACAGACGAGGTGAGACACCTCTACAGTTTGACTACCACTGTCTGCCCTGCACTTTACTGGTCAGTGTTTGAGTGGTACTGATATCAGGCCCCATAGTGCGGCTTTTTTTCCTcaggtcaatcaatcaatcaatcaatcaaagtttatttgtatagcgcttttatcaactcaagttgtcgcaaagcagctttacaggatttacaaggttaacaatactatgggtccagaacttCTGCTTGGCTGAGAGTGGGTCTGTCGCCTGTCCTGTGGTCAGGAACTGTCCGTTGATGACAAGATAACACTAGTTGTGTATTGAAATAGAGCTCTAGGCCTGTAGACTTGTAACTGTATATCAGTGAGGTCATAATACCTAAAATGGCCTTTCTCAGAAAGTAGGTGGTGAAACCTGAAGAGAGTTATAAATTAAGGCTTTTCTTCGGTGCTGTGGTTGCCTCTACTggcattttttatatttaaaatgtgtattttatttgttaTCCTAGCCATTATACTAGCCGTTATATTAGCCACTGAATGCATACACCTTTTATTACCATTATGGGTTCTTTTGGcattaatgtttaaatgttaaatgaatGTTAAATGCATGGCTAAAGGTGAAATAAAGTCAGTCCTGAACTGACTGATGTTGTCCTGTTCActacagcatgaagacagtgtgagCCCAACTCAAGGAGATAAACTTCTTGCCTTGAAGGGCAGCCGTCCTCCCCGAGCTGCTTCGCTAGCACTAAGGTACGGGACTCGCGACGGGACTCGCTACGAGACTCGCTACGAGACTCGCTTCTCCTCATTATATTACTACACACATGAtatagggtggaggtgttggacaTTTCCTTCTATTGCACAAGGTTTAAGGTGTGGTCCGCACAGGCAAAGACATTATCGCACACTGGCCTTTTAGGCATTGTGCGTTGTGTACATAATGCTGGAGCGCTGCCATGACTCGGAACGTTTTGTTTTCAGTAGTTTGTCGTTGTTTTGCTCTGGTAGGATGTCTCCAGTGCATAGTTACGTCTCTCCCTGGAAGTCGTCCAAAGTCCCTCTCTCTTTCGCTGCCGCATCGCCGCGGAGAATCATGCGAAGTCCCTCGTCTTCTGCTGGAAACCCGAAGGGGTCAGTTCATGACCAAACACATGACCAAACACATGCGATTAGTTGCAACCTCTTCGGGTTAACAGGGAACCTGTTCTTTAATTGGTTTACTGCTTGATCAATGCgtggtaaagaaataaaaattcaTGCCAGTCTAATTGTGCACTGTGAACTTGCATCCAGTCAATTGACAACATGTACATTTCTGGCTGTCCTCTCCGCAGCTCCAAGCCCCGTTTAACCCGTTCTCTTGGCAACCTCTATGGCCCCGCCGACTTCCAGGAGGAGGAGTCTGACAGCTTCTCTTCTCCCTATTCCCGTCCGCCTACCGGgcctccaccctcatcctccGCCACGCCCCCGGCCCGCTTCGGCTACCCCTCCTCTGACCCCCATTGGCCTCTCTCCAGCCCCAACTTCCACCAGGATGTCGACGGCAGCCCGGGCGGCACCAGGACGCTCAACCCCACCCATGCTCTAAGGCCAGCGAGGAGAGCCTTCGGTCCCAAGCCCGGGGGCCCGTCTGGCCGTGAACGAAGCCCACCCTCTCTGGGGCTCGGCAGGCCGCCTGGCCGCCTCCTCAGCCGCTCCAACCCCGTGAGTGAATGTCCGGCTCGGGAGAGCGACCCGCACTCCTCCCGCTCCTCCCGCTCCTCCCCACCCATGCCGACGCCTCCTCCTCGTTGCTCCTCCCCATTCTCTGACTCTCCACTGTCGAAGATATTTCTCGCTTTCAGATGTCGTTTTTCTAATTTTTCTTTAACGTAAACGTTTCTCTGATTTTTCTTTATCCCTATATTCTCTTCTTCCATTAATTATTCCATAACTCTTTTAATCGAGGCGTTTTTGAATGTGCATGCTCATGCATGTGGTCGTGCGCACACTGCACCTGTAGACGTCTGGTGTGTGGTTCACGTGTGTTTTCTGGGCCCTGAGTAAGAAAGGAAGACAGACGGATTCTGCTGACTCATGTGTCTCTGTCTtttcacagtcccttcagtcgGAATACGTTAAGTACTAAGACTGCAGCGACGTGCCGGGCCCATTCCCGTCGGGACTGTTGATTGGTTGGAATTCTCCACTCTCACCTCAGTAAGCTGCTTCCCGCAGCTGCGCTCACAGGGACTCTTGCATTAGCAGCGTTGTGGCAATAATAAACAAAACGCAAACAAAACGGGAGATCAACAAGTGTCAGCAATGTCAAAAAGTCTTGACACTGGTGTTTGTTAATGGTATTTTTTTTGTTGATTTTACTTAGGCCATTTTACATATAAGATTTTACTTATGTATTATGCAAGATTACTTGCATATTACTTTATTTTAGCTAAACAGTGCTATATTTACACCTGACCCTATGTAAGTAACCAAAAGGAAAtgtttattatgtttttttaacacacacacacacacacacacacacacacacacacacacacacacacacacacatacacacacacacacacacacacacacacacacacacacacacacacacacatactagtgatcactaggggacTGTTGTACCCACatgcccacacatacacacatacacacacacacacacacacacacacatacacacacacgcgcacacacacacacacacacacacacacacacacacacacacacacacacatttgtcatACATTAGATATGGCCATCATGTGTGTCTGTTCACGATACTGGAATACGTggttacacgtgtgtgtgcacacgcgtgTGTTTGCACTGGTTTTTATGGACGTGTATGCTATGCATATGCCCGCATGCCCACATGATCACTCAAATATGCCCGTCACATGACTGCATAGACACTGATTTATTTATACTACAAGGCTTGCACAGGTAGCTTATCTTGCATTGATTTTAGGTCATAGTTCATTACTAAAAGACACTGAAACCGAGCATAAACGTGGTTAAAATGATATTTCTCATAAGTTGGAAATATGCAAATGGACCTCATTATTCAGCCAAATTAAGTTCAAACAGTGTTACTACGGTACTGTGGTTACTATAGTAACAACGGTATAAGTAGCCTACTAGTAGGCGTGGTATGTGCCATATCCCAAAGTAGATTGAgagaatatttatttttaaaatatattctgaTAAGGTCATTTATGTCAGAAAAAGTTTATATGGTTTATTAATTCATATGCATtcacatattattattattattattattattatttgcatattgtattattattatatgaatAATACATATATTAAAACAGAATGCATTagcatattattattaattgcaTATTATAGCATTAGTATAACCTACAAATTCCTGAGCCTCTTGCAGTTTCAGCACTAAGGACTAAAGTTTCTTTACTGATACTTTAGTAACCTTCACTATCTGTCAATCTGCCCATAACACACTGTCTTGTTTTTACTGGCCTTTGTTATTATATACTTAATTCAATAAATAGTCTCAATTGTGGCATGAAAATATTAGTCCTGTGTATTACTTTGGATTTGGTTTCTACTCACTGTATTTAAGAATGACATTTAAACTGCTGCAGAGCGTAAAGTGTTCACACATGGCCACACAAAACCAAACGTGTTGGGTTGCTCCTCTGGAGAAGGTCCTACACCTCCTCTTTATGTTGGGTACGTAGTGCTACAGGCTGCTATCCTAATGTGACCTGATGGGGTTGATGGATATTTTCCTACATCTTCCCAAAAGGAAACCCAGATTACACCACCCCAGTTTTATGGGTAATATATAATATTGCAAAGTCTGTCACCCAAAGGAAACTTGAGAAGGTTGTCAGTCCTAAGAAGAGACACTTTGTCAGCTACAAGTACTTATGCCATGAAAGTGACACTAATGAAAGTGACACTACGAGCACTACCACGTCCTCCCAGTGATGTTCCAGTGTGGACACGGTGCCACTCAAAAATCTAAAAATATAACATCATTCACTTCTGTTTGTCACAAGAAATGTCCGGAGTGAGAAAGACAGTCAGTAAGGCTGGATGCTTGTATCTGATTCTCACCAGGACAGGGCCTCAGTTCTTCCCTGATGCTGTAGTCACGGGGAGTTCAACAATGAATGATTCAGACTGCAGGACTGGGGAAAAAGGCCCGTAATGCATGACTTAGGAGCCCACCAGAACACAAGAGAGGGCCCCTGCTGTTGCTCTGGGGCCCCGCCACAGCACAAAAAGCTAAGATGCTTCACATATGATAAAGTAGCTCTTTCACATCCTTAATTAAGATTAATATTACCTTATTAATTAATCCAGATTAAAATGTATAACTATGCTTCTATGGTAACAAACAACCAGGACTTATAATCCTTTAAAAATTCACTAACACCTCTTAAGTACGAAACTATTAAAAGAGGGATCTACAGACATTTTTTCACAAGCACCCATATTCGGAGACGCGACAATGACAAATCGCATTTGCAGCTACTGCTAGACTGTTGTGTCAGCACCGCTTTGGCATCGCCTGCCCTGTAGGGGGCGCTGTAGAGCAGACTGAAGGACACCGCATCTCATTTTGTCTTCATTTTGATTTtgcatttatttctttttttttttgcaagggTACTTCACCAATAACTCTACCACCTTAGGAGTTTCTGAAACGTATGCTATAGGTTACTATCATGCATTTATCTAATCGGTTCCTCTACCAATGGGTTTATTCAGCAAACCAGGTGTATGAATAATTTTACAAACTTAAAAATGGTATGAgaactaaataaaaacattaggtACTTGATCTAAGGCGTCGAGATTGAATTCCGCTGCTGTGATTGGACGAGGGCCAAGACGATGGACTTTATAAATCCCGCCCACCCACAGCCGAACCACACGTTGACATGCACGAGCCGGACTttaattcatgtatttgaaGTTACACCTCTGACATAAAATGAACCGGGAAagtctttttgtttttggtttatGCATAGCAGCTCTGAATTTATTTACAGGTGGGAATCGTTTAATTCGTTTTTCCCTCATCACGAATACAACCCATCGTGTTTGCAATTACATTAAATTATTGTTATGTTGAATCTGTTGAACAATCTTTTCCATTTTCAGGAAAACATGCGATGAGAGTATTCTTGGAGCCAAAAGATAAGACGAAACATATTAACGACAGCTTCGAGTTGATATGCACGGTGACTGGATGTTCGGGAGAAATAATATTCACCTGGAAAACGTTACTTGACTATTCTATTGGAGCCAAAATAAAGACCAACCTAACAGTGTCCCGTCTGGTGTTCAACAAGTTAACAACAGAACACGATCAAACATTTGTCTGCAACGTtaaatgtggagaaaataaacaaaacaaggcaAAAATAAGAATATATTGTAAGTACGCACATTTTTACTATATGAGAACATGAACTCATTAATAAAAGGCGTTTCGGTGCAATGAAAGTTGCGTTTCTTTTGCAGCATTTCCAACTGATCCTGTGATTTCACGCGCCGACGCGTTGAACCTGCAGTGTGTGACACACAACGTGTATCCTCCCTCCAAGTTCAACATCAAGTGGTTTCGTGGAGATACTCACATTTCGGGCAAAAAAACAGATACCGACGAAGAGGTCGTGCGGGATATTAattccacctacacacctaccgaGGAAGACCGCGGCAAAAACATCACGTGCAAAGTTACTCTGAATATGGATGGAGTACCGGAGGACCGCGCGGTGCGGACCGTTACAGTCCAATGTAAGTTGCTCAGCTCAGCGaacatgtgtgtttatttatttgtttattttcataTGAGGAAGGAACCTTCAGCTTTGATGAGATGAACGTATTGTGACATAAAGTATAAAGTAAATGACAGAAGAAGCGTGGTATTATGCACCTCTGTTATGCACTTTATTACCTTTACTCTTATTACTCAACAGCTGATATATATTTTAAGGTAAATGCTGTTTTCATTGGAACTTGGAATTTAACTTTAAAGTTATTGAAGGGAAATATACAACGTTTGTTAGTCTATTCCAAGCAGCTCATTTTGATGTGATCACCAATTGTGAACTTTATCTTTTTAAACAACAGTGCATTTTGCTGTTCTTTTAGCATCTCTCTGTGTTAACCTATACTTACTGTCTCTGTTATCACATCTTAAATCCAAGATTACAGTATCACAGCTCTGAGTGCAAGAATAACCTTTCACAGCTCTGAGTCTAGTAGGCCTACTAAATAAACTGTCCAAGGTAACTGGTAAAGGTAACTGTCCAAATAATTAGTAAAATTAGTACCAAAAAAAGTAATTAAATTAGTATAAAAATTTATAAATCACTAAAATGTATGTTAGTGGTTTGCTTCATTATAATTTTTATGTAGTTTACATGCATCTAATTTCTCCCACAACCTATGGTAATCAAATGTAGCTAATAAAATACAGTGAAATGAAATCAAATATCCTGTATGGCCTCAAAGACAAAGAATGTACAGGAAAAAGGCGGAAGCAAAGGCTGGACTTCAACTAAAACCTCTAATGAATAGAACGAAAACGATACCAAACAGTATAACGAAAGAAACGTCAGTAACTTTGGTGACCAACAAACGGATGCATGTTTAATAAGGACTTAAATAAGACACAACACACTAACATAACAGCCCCGAGGTGGCGAAAAAGAATGAATTAATAAATGTTTGATTtataattttaacacaggtacaagtcttacacgaCCAATCACTCACCGGCAAgaagccaattgcacacagtgtactctctacTGGAATCTAGGGgcctgaatggggtgcaggaaggggagaggggacacacccaggacagaacaccatccaccactgggcatacaagcacacacacattcatgcacagacactcagacaactgttttTATTGGACATGACAGTCACAAGAGCCCGCTTCAGTAATCGAGGATCGGTATGCCAAGGTACGCCAAAGTACCCCCGCCTTCGGCCACCGCAGTTTGCAGCCAAGTGCGAGATGTCTGGGATGacaatcagcacctctaaaactgagaccatggtactcagtcAGACAAGGGTGGAGTGACCTCTCCGGGTCGGGGGTGAgtctcaagtggaggagttcaagtatctcggattcttgttcacgagtgagggaaggatggagagaTTGACAGACAGATCGGTGCTGTGGCTGCAGTATTGCCGACACTGTCCTggaccgttgtggtgaagagggagctgagccaaaaggcaaagttCTCGAATTATTGGTCAGTCTACGTTCCGACTCTTACCTGtggtcacgagctctgggtagtgaccgaaagaatgatATGGCGAATACAAGCGGCCGAAATGAGTTTTCTTCGCAAGGTGTCCGTGCTCTCCCGTAGCGAGAAGATGCGGAGTACAGACATCCAGGAGAGACTCAgagtagagtcgctgctcctccacgtagagaggagccagttgaggtggtttgggCATGTGGTCCGGATGCCACCTGGGCATCTCCCTAGGAAGGCActccaggcatgtccaactggaaGGAGACCCTGGGGAAaacccaggacacgctggagagattatatctctcgacTGTCTGAGGAACGCCTTTGtatcccccagaagagctagaagaggtggctggggagaaggaaacctgtacctctttgcttaggctactgcccccatgACCCGGACCCAGATAAGCGGATGAGAATGGATGgatgacacacacaaattcagtgAGTATTTGTCAGCGACTATGTACCTAACCTCCAagtttttggactgtggaaaccagagaccccagaggaaacccaaggagaacacagggagaacatgaaaactactcagatagggacttgatacccagtgctgagaggcaaacgtggtAACCACCAAGCTACCATGTTGCCTGAAAAGACAACGCAAACCACTTAAAAGAAGAGTGGCCCTAAATCAAAACAGACAAGCATGTGTGATGCAGAACCAGAACATAAACAAATAGACACGTACATGTTGGAGATAGGGGTGGTGTGGAGTTCTATTTCACTTTTGCCATTCATGCATTTCTAAACTTTCATCAAACCCAGAGTAGGTGTCACTAGACTCAGTTTAATTGGGCCCAATGAGCAGAAACCACAGCACAAGAATCAGCGTTCAGGATAgctgaggaaaacagaaggagtTGTCTCAAGAAGACCTTACGTTTGGGGTCTTACGTCATTCTTCAACACCTCCTGCATAAGAAATAGCTACCCAACCATCAGATGTGTTTTTGACACTTAGCAGTTTCTCTTGATTTCTTTCAGATGGTCCACAATTCGTCGCTATATCCGGCAACACTGCTGTGAGGGTCGGTGGGCGCCTGGAACTGAGGTGTGACACGGACAGGGAATCAAATGTAACGTGGACGAAGTTAGGAACGAAACACGCGCTTGTTCTTGGCAATGACAAAGAGCTCGTGTTCGAACAGGCTGACTGGTCCCACGCGGGGAAATATGAGTGCGAGGCGAGGGCCGAGCTGGGAAGCCGACGGACCAACGTTAGCGTGACCATTCTAGGTAGGTGCAATTAGCATTACCGCCGTGTTGCAATAGATTTAAAAAAGATGGTGACCGACTGAAAAGTTGGTGTCTGTCGTTTTGCAGGGCCTCCTGAGGTTCCCAAGATCAGACTAAGTCAGACGACCGAGCCCCGGGAAGGAGACAATATTACCATATTCTGTCATTTGGACAGCATTCCTTCTGTAAATTTGACGATTTCTAGAACCTCCTTGAATTACAGCAAGGCATTAAGTTCTGATCATGCCTACGTGTCCATAAATATTCCCTCAATTCAGCGAGAGCATTCTGGGCTCTACCACTGTGACTCATTCAATGAATTTGGCGGCAACAGAAGCAGTATTGACATCAAGGTTCAAGGTAGGTTATTCACAACATCACAGTCTCACTCGGTTGTGGGACCCGATTTATTTTAATATACCACCACGTTTAATAAACCAACCATCAGCCCTGGAGAACTGCATCATCTCTCTAACGCCGTTGGCTTCTTCCCCAGAGCGGCTGTCTGCTGCGCCCAACCTGCCCAAAGCCATCATTCCTGCCGTCGGCTCCGTGCCCGTGCTGGGCGCTGCTGCTGTGCTAATCCGATACCTGTGGAGACTCAAGAAGAAATCGCAGGATTCTGTCCTCGATGAATTAAATTTATAAATTCAAGCATAAGCTTATTTAAGAACACTTCATAATTTTtctaatttttttattattaagtgCTAAGATTGTTTTATGACTTGGCCTTTAATAATGACATTTATTGGCGATCCATATAGCAAAGTACAATTTAGTATGTTTTTTACTATATTATAATGTAGTGAAAATAGTGATAGTGCGTTATCCTTCTGAATGTCATTAACGGACAGTGTTCCCGGTGGGCTTTTAGGAGTTATTGCGTGTGGCAGTGGCAGCTATCTTATCATTACATTTGCGATAAGATAAACGAAGGGTAACCTAACAGTACTGTATGATTGACTTACTAAATCCATTTAGTAATCAATATACATGAACAATATTTTAATAGTGTCAAAATAATGTTTGGAAATGCACACAAATTTATAAATTTAAATAAACCCTGTGTAGGAAAGC is a window of Brachyhypopomus gauderio isolate BG-103 chromosome 14, BGAUD_0.2, whole genome shotgun sequence DNA encoding:
- the vcam1a gene encoding vascular cell adhesion protein 1, translating into MNRESLFVFGLCIAALNLFTGKHAMRVFLEPKDKTKHINDSFELICTVTGCSGEIIFTWKTLLDYSIGAKIKTNLTVSRLVFNKLTTEHDQTFVCNVKCGENKQNKAKIRIYSFPTDPVISRADALNLQCVTHNVYPPSKFNIKWFRGDTHISGKKTDTDEEVVRDINSTYTPTEEDRGKNITCKVTLNMDGVPEDRAVRTVTVQYGPQFVAISGNTAVRVGGRLELRCDTDRESNVTWTKLGTKHALVLGNDKELVFEQADWSHAGKYECEARAELGSRRTNVSVTILGPPEVPKIRLSQTTEPREGDNITIFCHLDSIPSVNLTISRTSLNYSKALSSDHAYVSINIPSIQREHSGLYHCDSFNEFGGNRSSIDIKVQERLSAAPNLPKAIIPAVGSVPVLGAAAVLIRYLWRLKKKSQDSVLDELNL